The window GCGGTGTTCCCGCCGAAGAAGTTCGGCATGGCCGTGGGCATCTGGGCGATGGTGTCGTCGGTGTCCACCGCGCTCGGCCCCATAGTCGGCGGTCTGCTCGTCGAGCACGTCAACTGGGAGTCCGTCTTCTACATCAACGCTCCGATCGGCGTCATCGCGCTCGTCTTCAGCGCCCTGGTGCTGCCGCAGAGCAAAAACGCCTCCGCCTCCGGCGACCAGCGGTTCGACGTCCCCGGTGTGATCCTGCTCGCGCTCGGACTGCTCGTCGTCGTATTCGGCGTGGTCAAGGGCGAGACGTGGGGCTGGAGTTCCGGCTCGACGCTGGGCGCACTCGCCGCCGGCCTCGCGATCCTCCTGGTGTTCGGCTGGTACGAAACGCGTGTGGAGAACCCGTTGCTGCCCATGCGGCTGTTCCGCAGCCGCGCGCTGACCATCGGCACGATCATCACGGCGATCAACTTCTTCGTCCTGCTCGGCGTGATCTTCTTCGTGATGCTGTACCTCCAGAATGTGCGCGGCTTCACCCCCGTCGAAGCGGGCGTGCGCACCCTGCCGCTGAGCCTGGCATCCGTGGTCGCCTCGCCGCTGGGCGCGAAGCTCACGGAGAGGTTCGGCGCCGGACTGTCCATGCCGCTGGGCATGGTGCTGCAAGGCGGCGCCGCCTTCGGCGTACTCGCATGGGGTGTGGATTCGCCGTACGTCGCGATGTGGCCGCCCTTCATCGCCCTGGGCCTCGGCGTGGGCATGGTGATGGCCGCCTCCTCCGACGCCATCGTGGGCAACTCTCCGGTCAAGGACGCCGGTGTCGCGGGCGGGCTCCAGGCCACCGCGCTCCAGATCGGCGGCGCGCTCGGAACCTCTGTACTCGTCTCCCTGATCAGCAGCCGGGTCAACTCGACCCTGACTGGCGAACTCACCTCCGCCGGGGTACCGGCGCCCGCGGCCGAGGGCTTGCACCGGGCCAAGGACGCGGTGGCCATGGGCATTTCACCGGTCTCCGCTGACATGCCCGCGCAGCTGAAGGCCGCGGTGATCGAGGGCAGCGGCCAGGCATTCGTCAATGGAGTGCACACCGCCGCGCTCGTCACCGGCGCCCTGTGCGCCATCGGCGCCGTCCTCGCCGCAGCGGGCGTACGACGCAACCCCGAGGGCGCCCGTCACTAAGGGGCGACGGGGCCGGTCGGCCCGGCTCGGATCGCGAGCCGCGGGAACGGCGGCTCGCGCCCGGCCGGGCCTATCCCATGCGCCCCTTTGCCGAGCAGCACCATCGCTTCAACATCGCCCTTTGTTGCCTGTCCACAACGAAGCGCACCGACCCCCGCGGCAGACCGACGGCGGAATGTCAGCCACTATGCCCTGCTCACCTCTAGCGGTCTCAGCGCACTCTCCCCCTGGGCTTCAAGCGGGTTGAGGGCAGTTCCGGAGCGGGAATCGGGGCGCCGTCGTAGCCCTTGACCTCGCCGTAGCGGGTGCCGTTCGTCCAGTCCTCGCGGAACTGGACGATCTCCTCGTTGGAGCGTCCGATCCAGTTCCAGAACATGACGATCTCCTCCTCGAACGGCTCGCCGCCCAGCAGCATCAGTCCCGCGTCCGAGGCTGCCCGCAGGGGGAGTTCCGTGCGGCCGCAGCCCAGGTAGAGCATCGCGCCCGGCAGGACCGGTACGCCGTCGACGATGGCCTCGCCCGACATCGACAGGACCGCGTACTCGAAGTCCGGGTCGAGCGGGAGCCGGGTCTCGGTGCCGGCCGCCAGGGCGAGGTCGGCGCCGACGATCGGGCTGTAGGTGCTGCCGGGCGAGGTGGCCCCGTCCAGGGTGCCGAGGATCACGGTCGCGGTCAGGCCGGGCGCGGTGACCTGCGGGAGTTCGGCGTGGTGCTGGAAGTGCGGGGCGACGTCGCGGTGGGCGTCGGGGAGGGCCACCCACAGTTGCGCGCCGTGCAGGAGGCGGGCGTGCGGGCGCGGGCTCTCCTCGGAGTGGCTGATGCCCCTGCCGGAGGTCATCAGGCCGAGCTCGCGCGGGCGGATGGTCTCCAGGCTGCCGACGCTGTCGCGGTGCAGTACCTCGCCCTCGTGGAGCCAGCTCACGGTCTGGAGCCCCGAGTGCGGGTGGGGCGCCACCTGCATGCCGGGCTCGTCCGCGATGTCGTCCGGGCCGTAGTGGTCGACGAAGCACCAGGCGCCCACCATGCGGCGGCCCAGATTGGGCAGCAGGCGGCGGACCTCGGTGGACTCCCCGAGCTTGACGGTGCGCGGGCTGAGGAGCTCGCGCACGGGCTCGGCCACGACGAAACCGCGGCCGCCGCAGGCGGAGAGAGCGGGCTGGCGATCGAGATTGCTCATGGGGCACAACTTAGCCCCGCGCCGCGTCCGGCGTTCCATGGAATGTTCGGTGGGTCCCCCGTGTTGGGGAGACCGGACAGAGCATCGGAACGGCGGAAGGAACGCGATGAACACGCCGGTGGAGTACCTGGAGCACGGGACGCCGGCCGAGCGCTGGGCGCGCGCCGGTCTCTTCTTCGAGGCGAAGGAGTACGCCACCGCCGCCCGCGTCCTGGGCTCGCTGACCGCCGAGGCCCCCGAGCAGCTGGCTGCCCGGCTGCTGCTGGCCCGCGCCTACTACCACTCCGCACAGCTGTCCCGCGCCGAGCTGGAGCTGCGCGCCATCCTGGAACGCTGGCCGGTGGAGGACTACGCGCGGCTGCTCCTCGGGCGGACGCTGGAGCGCCAGGGCAGGGCCGCCGAGGCGGGCCCCCACCTGCGGATCGCCGCCGCGATGGCGGGCGAGTTTCCCGAGTAGCGCGCCGCCCGGCCCCGCCCATGCGGGGCCGGGCGGTCGTCTCGGATAGCCTGGGTCGAATATGAACCGTCTGACCACGCCTTTCGGCTCCTACGAACTCACCCGCTTCCCCCAGGACCCGCGCGATCGCCTCCGCGCCTGGGATGCCGCCGATGAGTACCTGCTGCGGCACCTCGAATCCGGTACCGGGGAACGCGGCCCGGTGGATCTCACCGGCGATCGGCAGATCACCGTGATCGGGGACCGTTGGGGCACGCTGACGACGGCCCTGGCCGCGTTCCATCCGACGCAGATCACCGACTCCTCGCTGACCCGCTCGGCCACCATGGCGAACCTGGATCGTGCCGGGATCGGGACCGCGAAGGACACGGTGCGGCTGCTGACCACGCAGGACGCGCCGCCGGAGCGGATCGACGTGCTCCTCGTCCGGGTCCCGAAGAGCCTGGCGCTGCTGGAGGACCAGCTGCACCGGCTGGCTCCGCACGTGCACGCGGGCACGGTCGTGGTGGGCACGGGCATGGTCAAGGAGATCCACACCTCCACGCTGCGGCTCTTCGAGCGGATCCTCGGGCCGACGAAGACCTCGCTCGCGGAGAAGAAGGCCCGACTGATCTTCTGTACGCCGGGCACCCCCGGGGCCACGCACGCCGTGACCCCCGGCCCGTGGCCGCTGACGTACGTCGTGGACGAGGACGGGGGCTCGGGCGCCGGGCTGACCGTGGTCAACCACGCCGGCATCTTCTGCGCCGACCGGCTCGACGTCGGCACCCGTTTCTTCCTCCAGAACATCCCGACCAACACGGACGGGGCCCGCGTCGTGGACCTCGGCTGCGGCAACGGGGTCGTCGGCACGGCGGTCGCGGTCGCGGACCCGCGGGCCGAGATCGTGTTCACGGACGAGTCGTACCAGGCGGTGGCCTCCGCGAAGGCCACGTTCCGCGCCAACGTGACGCACGAGCGGGAGCGGGCCGACTTCCTCGTCGGTGACGGGGTCGCGATGCTGGACCCGGGTTCGGTGGACCTGATCCTGTGCAATCCGCCGTTCCACTCCCACCAGGCGACGACGGACGCCACGGCGCTGCGCATGTTCGCGCAGTCGCGCAAGGCGCTGCGGCCGGGTGGCGAGCTGTGGGTCGTCGCCAATCGCCACATGGGCTACCACACGCACCTGAAGCGACTGTTCGGCAACAGCGAGGTCACCGCGAGCGAGCCGAAGTTCGTCGTGTTGCGGGCGGTCAAGCGGATGGAGCGCGACCAACGCCCGTAAGGCCCATGTGACCTGCCAGTACGTCCTACACTCTGCCGCGTGGACAGCCAGGGGGAACAGGACGGACGCGCCGGCGGGCGCTATCGCCGGGAGGACGTGGCCCGGGCGGCGGGCGTCAAGGTGCGCAACCTGCGCTACTACCAGGAGCGCGGGTTGCTGCCGCCGCCGCGCCGTGAGGGCCGGGTCGCCTGGTACTCCGACGACCACCTGACCCGGCTGCGTCTGATCAACGACCTGCTGGGGCGCGGCTACACCGTGAACGGCATCTCCGAGCTGCTCGACGCGTGGGAGCGCGGTGGCGGGCTGTCCCAACTCCTGGGCCTGGAGCGGGCGATGACTCGTGACTGGGTCCAAGAGGTTCCCGTCACGATGACGTTGGCGGAGCTGCGCGCGCTGTTCGGGCCGACCGCGACCGCCGAAGACACCCGGCGTGCCGCTGAGTTGGGGTACGTACGGATCGACGGGGACCGGGTCACGCACCTGAGCGGGCGGTTGCTGGAGGCGACGCTGACGCTGGTGCGGCAGGGGGTGCCGCTGGCGGAGATCCTGGACGCGGCCGACTTCGTACAGACACAGGCGGCCGCGCTCGCGGACCGGTTCGTCGGACTGTTCCGCCGGCATGTGATCGGCCCGGACGGGCTGGAGCGCCTTTCGGCCGGCCAACTGGATCACGTGTCCGAGGCGGTGTCCGCGTTGCGCCCGGTGGCGGGTGAGGTCGTGGCCTCGGAATTCGCCCGGGCCATGGAGCGGAGGGTGGCCGCGGAGGTCGCCGAACTCCTGCGCGCGGAGCAGTGACCGGCCAGTAGGAGTCGGCCGAAACGGTACGCTCCGGCAACCTTGCCAACCTCCATTGGCACTCTTACATTCAACTCGTCGGTAACAAAGGTGCACAGCCGAGATAAGGGACGATCTCATGGCAGTCTCACCGAACTTGCCCGAACCGCCCGGCACCGAGGGCGACGACGGCGGCGGCGCCGGCAGAGGCGACGGCCGCGTCCGCTGGCGCAAGTTCGCACTTCTGACCGTGCCCGCCATCGCCGTGACCGCGGGACTCGGAATAGCCCTGGCACAGGGGGCGCTCGCCGCCTCCTTCGCGGTGTCCGGGCAGCAGTTCAAGGTGTCGGCGGCGAGTCTGGAGGGCGAGGGATTCGCCCAGTACGGCAGCGTCGACGTGAACGCGCGCAACGAGCTCATCCCGGTGGCGGTCACCGCCATCAAGGAGGCCAAGCTGCACAGCCTCTGCCAGTCGGTGGTCACCACCCTCCCGATGATCGGGGACATCTCGCTCAACCTCACCGCGGGCAAGAAGAACCCCGTCGAGGCGAGCAACCTCTTCGTCGACGCGACACAGCTCTCCGGCGACGCGGTGTTCAGCAACATCGAGATCGGGCGCGACGCGTCCACCCTCGACAAGGGTCCGGCGGAGGCGATCGGCATGCAGGACCTGTTCGCCCAGCAGGCGGACACGGTCAACATCACCGATCTGCACCAGACGGCGTGGGCCACCAACGCCGGGACCTTCAAGCTCTCCGGGCTGAGCATGAACATCAGCAAGGGGAAGAAGGAATGCTTCTGAGCCGCTGGCGGCGGTGGCGACGCAGCAGGCCCTTCTGGGGCGGCCTCTTCGCCATCCTCACCGGGGTGTGGATCAGCGTCCTGCCACTGGCTCCGTTGAAGATCATGCTCCAGCAGGGAGTGGCGGGCATCCCGTCCGTCCTGATGGGGATCATCTTGATCGTGCTCGGGCTCACCGCCTGGTACTCGCCCCAACAGCGCACCCTGGCAGGGATTCTCACCACCCTGATCGCGACCGCCACGCTGGTCCTGTCGAACCTCGGCGGGTTCCTGATCGGCACCCTGCTGGGCATCGTCGGCGGCGGGATGATCTTCGCCTGGCAGCCGAACACCACACCACGTGCCGGGGGCTCCGCCGCCCCCGGTGCGGAGCCGAAGGCCGGCCCGGAACCGGAGCCGGAGGCAGGCACGGAAGCGGACCCCGATCCCCACGGGGCCCGCAGTCACTCCCCCACCCCGCACCACGATCCCCAAGGAGCACAGCCATGAGCCGCAAGCGCACCGCTCTCGCCCTCGGGATGGCCGCGGCCGCCGCGCTGACGGTGGCCTCCGCCACCGCCACCGCCGCGCCCTTACCGCTGGCGGGTTCGACCACCGTCACCCCGGCCGGGCACGCCTTCAAGGCCACCCTCAGCGGGAAGGCCACGCTCAAGGCCGGTTCGGTCACCGTGACCTGCACGGTCTCGGTCTCCACCGGCACCGTCCCGGCCGCGCCGGGCAACAACAACCCGTCGGGTGCGGTCACTTCGCCGATCACCCCGCCGACGTACTCCTCCTGTTCCTCCAGCATGCCGGGCGTGACGCCGACGGTCACCACCAGCGGCGCCTGGACGGTGTCGATGCAGAACGGCTCGCCGATCACCGCCACCTTGAAGGTGCCGGTCGGCGGGCTCGTCGTGACGACGTCCGGCCTGGCCAACTGCACGGTCACGGCTGCTCCGAGCGCTCCGGCGAACGTCGGCGGCACCTGGACCAACGGCGCCCCGCCCAGCCTGACCTTCACCAACGCCTCGGTGCCGGTCACGGTCACCGGCGGGTTCGGTTGCCCGACGAGCGCGACGTCGTCGACCTTCAACGCGGTCTACAAGGTCACCGACACGACCAACCCCGCGCAGCAGATCACCGTCGGCCCCTGAACCACCCGCGCGTGCACCATCCGCGCGTGCACCATCCGCGTGTCACCAGCCGCATGAGTACCACCTGTATGAGAACCACCCGCAGGTGAACCACCCGTGCGAGCGGGCCCGCCGGCACCGGAGCCATTCCGGCGTCGGCGGGCCTTCGACGCGTCCGGGCCCGCCCACCCGAAGCGGGGCGTCGGCGGCCGGCCCCGGCGGAAATCCCGTTGCCCGGGGGCTCCTTGCCGGGTGATGCTGCCCGGCATGTCACACACCACCGCACCGCTGCCCCGCACCGAACAACCCCCGCGCACCCCCCGGGGCGTCTCGGACCTCTTCTCCGACGGCCGCCTCATCGCGATCCCCCGCAAGGTCGCCCGCCGCGAACAACTGCTGGCCCACCTCACGGAGACCCTGTTCACCCCGGACCGGGACTACACCGAGCCCGAGGTGAACGACGCGCTGCGCACCGTGCACGAGGACTGCTCCGCCCTGCGGAGGTACCTGATCACCTCGGGTCGCCTCACGCGCACCCGCGACGGCAGCAGCTACCGGCGGGTGACGACCACCCGGTAGTGGGTGGTCACCCGGCCGTCGTCACCGATCACGTGGAAGGCGACGACCGGCGGCTCGTCGAGGTGGACGTACTCGTTCTCCCCGCTGCGGGCCTCCCAGGGAAGCCGGGTCGTGGACACCACGCCCGGCGCCACCAGCAGCGGCCGGCCCGCGAAGGTGGTCGCGGCCCCCGTGTGGGCGTGCCCGCACAGGAAGGCCGTGAGGTGCGGGTGTCGCTCGGCGAGGTCCGCCAACCGTTCCTCGCCGAACTGCCGGATCCCGTCGACGTAGGGGATGTGCAGGGACACGGGCGGGTGGTGGAAGGCCACCAGCACGGGGACTTCGCGCGGGGTCCCGTCCAGTACGCCGTCCAGCCAGGCCACCGTGGAGTCCTCCAGGAAGCCCTGATGCTCGCCGGGCACCGACGAATCGCAGACCGCGAGCACGAAGCCCTCGCCGCGCAGGACCTGGTCGACGGGCGCCGCGGTCGGCTCCGCCTCGCCGAGGAGGTCCCGCCGGAAGGCCACGCGTTCGTCGTGGTTGCCGGGGCAGACCACCAGGGGATGGCGGGAGACGAGTGCCTTGCGGGCCTCCGCGTACTCGGCGGGGCTGCCGTGGTCGGCGATGTCGCCGCTCACCAGGACCGCGTCCAGGTCGTACGGAAGCTCTTCCAGGTACCTCATAACGGCGCGGGTGCGATCTGCGGCGCGCGCGTCGCCGTCGAGGTGGACGTCGCTGAGGTGGGCGATGACTGTCACGGACGGTCGCTCCTTCACTCGGGTGCCACCATTCAACAGGCCCGTCCCCGCGGCGGATCAGCCAGGTTCGACCGTCCCCGGCGGATCCCGACGAGCACCCACCCGGCGGCCACCAGAGCGGCGGCGGTTCCCGTGAGTGCCGAAGACCACCCCGTCGCCGGACGGCGGGGCGACGATCCGAGGGGCGGCGCGGTGGCTCGACGCGCCGATGGGGCCGGGCATCCGGCGAGTTGAAGTGGTCGGCGCGGGTCACGACGGCGCACTCGACGGTGTCGCCGCGTGACCGAAACGCGTGAGGGCCCCGCCACCGGACACGGTGGCGGGGCCCTCGAAGGCCGCAGGTCAGCCCCGGTAGGTCTCCAGCAGGCGGAGCCAGATCTCGCTGATGGTCGGGAACGCAGGGACCGCGTGCCACAGGCGGTCGATCGGGACCTCGCCCGCGACCGCGATGGTGGCCGCGTGCAACAGTTCGGCCGCGCCGGGTCCCACGAACGTGGCGCCGACCAGGACCTCCCGGTCGAGGTCCACGACCATCCGGGCCCGGCCCCGGTATCCGTCGCCGTACAGGCCGGCGCCGGAGACCTTGCCGAGGTCGTAGTCCACGGCGCGGACCCGCAGGCCGGCGCGTTCCGCCTCGGCCAGGGTCGGCCCGACCGACGCCGCCTCGGGCTCGGTGAACACCGCCTGCGGCAGGGCCCGCGTGTCGGCGGTGGCCGTGTGCGCACCCCACGGCTCGGTGTCGAGCGGCCCGTTCCCCGCCGCTCGGGCGGCGATCGCCGCGCCCGCGATCCGGGCCTGGTACTTGCCCTGGTGCGTCAGCAGCGCACGGTGGTTGACGTCGCCGACGGCGTACAGCCAGTCGTGGCCCGGTACCCGGCAGCCGTCGTCCACCGCGATCCAGTCGCCGGGGGTCAGGCCGACGGTGTCGAGGCCGATGTCCTCGGTGCGCGGCGCGCGACCGGTCGCGATCAACAGCTCGTCGCCCTCCAGGGTCTCGCCGCCCTCCAACACCACCGTGACCGGTCCGGTGGGACCGTCACGGACGACCGCCTCGACGGCCACGCCCGTACGGACCACCGCGCCCGCCTCCTCCAGCGCCTGCGCGACCAGCTCCCCGGCGAACGGTTCCATCCTCGGCAGCAGCCGCGAGCCGCGCACCAGCACGGTCACCCGGGAACCCAGCGCCTGCCAGGCGGTGGCCATCTCGGCGGCGACGACGCCGCCGCCGACGATCAGCAACCGGCTCGGCACCTGGCGGGCGGAGGTCGCCTCGCGGCTCGTCCAGGGCCGGGCGCCGGCGATGCCGGGCAGGTCGGGGATCACGGCCCGGGTGCCGGTCGCCACGACCACCGCGTGCCGGGCGGCGAGCACGTGGTGCTCGCCCTCGGGGCTGGTGACGGCGACCTTGCGGATCCCGTAGAGCCGCCCGTGGCCCCGGTAGACGTCCGCCCCGATGGAGTCCAGCCAGTCGACCTGGCCGTCGTCCTTCCAGTTCCCGGTCCAATAGTCGCGGTGCGCGAACACCGCCTCCGCGTCCAGGGGCCCCTGGACGGCCCCCGCCAGGCCCGGTACGCGGCGCGCGTCCGCCCGGGCCAGCGCCGGACGCAGCAGCGCCTTGCTCGGCACGCAGGCCCAGTACGAGCATTCGCCGCCCACCAGCTCGCTCTCCACCACGGCCGTGCTCAACCCGGCGGCGCGGGTCCGGTCGGCGATGTTCTCTCCGACCGGGCCCGCGCCCAGCACCACCACGTCGTACTCCACCGCTTCAGTCATACGGACCAGTGTCACGGCAGGCCGGGGGCGGTGGTGACAATCTCAGGCCTCCGGCGTGCCGGAGTCCCCCGCGGCCTTGGCCTGCTCCGCCGCGATCTTCGCCCTGATCTCGTCCATGTCGAGGGCGCGGGCCTGCGCGATGAGGTCGGTCAGCGCCGCCTCAGGCAGCGCGCCGGGCTGGGAGAAGATCGCCACCTGGTCGCGGACGATCATCAGCGTCGGGATCGAGGTGATCTCGAAGGCTCCGGCCAGCTCTTGCTGCGCCTCGGTGTCCACCTTGGCGAAGACGAGGTCCGGGTTCGCCTCGGAGGCCTTCTCGTAGACCGGCGCGAACTGGAGGCAGGGTCGGCACCAGCCCGCCCAGAAGTCGATCAGCACGAACGGGTTCTCGCTGACCGTCTGGTCGAAGTTGTCCTTGGTCAGCTCCACGGTTGCCACGGTGTTCAAACCTCCTGATTGGTGCGTGTGCTGCTTGAACGAATGGCCCGTCCCATGAATTCCATCCCGCCCCCGCACCCCGCTGAGCTGCGAGAACGTTCCTCCCCGCACCGGGGCGATCGGCCTCAGAACGGGTGGCCGGCCGGGGTGGCGCGCACCGTGGTCCAGCGGAGTTCGGTGAAGGCGTCCAGGTTCGCCTCCCCGCCGAACCGGGCCCCCGTGCCCGAGACGCCGACCCCTCCGAAGGGGGCCACGGCCTCGTCGTTCACCGTCTGGTCGTTGACGTGCGCGATGCCGGTCGGGATGCGGTCGGCCAGCTCCAGCCCGTGCGCGGCATCACGGGTGACGATCCCCAGGGAGAGCCCGTACGGGCCCGCCGCGGCCAACGCCACCGCCTCCTCCTCCGTCGCGAAGGACCGTACGGGCGCCACCGGACCGAAGACCTCCTCCGTGTAGGCGGGAGTGTCGTCCGCGACGCCCGCCAGCACGGTCGGACGGTAGAAGAGCCCCTGGTGGGTGCCGCCCGCGACGAGCTTGGCGCCCTGGGCGGTGCTCGCCTCGACCAGCGCGTGGACCCGCCGGACCTGGTCCTCGTCGATCAGCGGGCCCAGGTGGACCCGGTCCCGGTACGGGTCCCCGACCGCCAGCTCCTCCGCCCGCGCGGCGAGCCTCTCGACGTACTCGTCGTACAGCGACGCGTGGACGAGATGCCGTCCGGCGGTCATGCAGATCTGGCCCTGGTGGAAGAAGGAGCCCCAGGAGGCCTGCGCGACGGCCGCCTCGACGTCGGCGTCCTCCAACACGACGAGCGCCGAGTTGCCGCCCAACTCCAGGTGGGCGCGCTTGAGGTGACGGCCCGCCAGTTCACCGACGGTGCGACCGGCGGCGGTGGAGCCGGTGAACGACACCACGCGGACGCGGGGGTCCTCGACCACCGCGGCGCCCGTCCGGGCGTCCCCGGGCAGCACGTGCAGCAGCCCGGCCGGCAGGCCCGCGGCGGCGAAGACCGCCGCGAGGGCGAGGCCGCCGCAGACGGCGGTCCGGCGGTCCGGCTTGAGCAGCACCGCGTTGCCGAGGGCGAGCGCCGGCGCGACCGAGCGGATCGACAGGATCAGCGGCGCGTTGAACGGGGCGACGACCCCGACCACCCCGGCCGGCACCCGGCGGGTGAAGGAGAGTCGGGGCGCCTCGCTCGGCAGTACCTGCCCGGCCGGTCGCGAGGCCAGCGCGGCGGCCTCGTAGCACTCCTGGGCGGCCACGTGCAGCTCGAACTCCGCCTTACCGGGAATCGAACCGGACTCGCGCACGAGCCAGTCCCTCAGTTCCGGCGCGTGGGTCGTGAACAGGTCCCCGGCGCGGCGCAGGACCGCCGACCGCTCCAGGTGGGTGGCCCGCGCCCAATCGGACTGCGCGGCCCGGGCGCGCACGGCGGCCTCCGCCACGTCGGCGGGCGAGGCGAGGTCCAGCGTGGCGAGGGTACGTCCGGTCGCGGGTTCGACGACCGGGGCGGTTCCGCCGGTCAGGGTGGGTCCGTCCTGCCAGAGCGTCGGGTCGAGGAGCGGCATGGCGCGGGGCCTCCGGGTGGGGAAGGGACGGGGCGAGGGGCGGCAGCACGCGCCATCGTGTCAGACCCGGAGACCCAATTCTGTTCAGTTATTGGGCAGTTGACGCACCGGGTGACCGGAAATGATCGAGACGGCGGTCACCTGCCGGCGCTCCCGGCGACCCGCTCGGAACCACCCGCCCACGGCCGTCGGTTCACGACCGCCTACGCAAGACGCCTGCTCACGACCGCCTGCTCACGACCGCCGCGCACGACCACCGCTCGCCCGACCACCACTCACGACCCACCACTCACGGCCGCCGGTTCAGCGCTCCAGGACCAGCGCAATGCCCTGCCCGACCCCGATGCACAGCGCCGCCACACCGGTTCCCGAGCCGGCCGCCGCGAGCTGGTGGGCGACCGAACCCGCCAGTCGGGCCCCCGAGGCTCCCAGCGGGTGGCCGATCGCGATGGCTCCGCCGCGCGGGTTGACCTTCGTCGGGTCCAGTTCCGGCCAGGCCGCGAGGCAGCCCAACGCCTGGGCGGCGAAAGCCTCGTTCAGCTCGAAGGCGGTGAGGTCGGACAGGTCGCGGCCGGCCTTCGACAGCGCCCGCGCCACCGCGTCCACCGGCCCCAGGCCGAACAGTTGGGGCTCGATGCCGGTGACGGCGGACGCGCTGATCCGGGCCAGCGGCTCCCTGCCGGTGGCCGCCAGCCCTGCCTCGTCGGTCAGCAGCAGCGCGGCGGCGCCGTCGTTCAGGGGGGAGGCGTTCGCGGCGGTGACGGTCCCGGAGCCGTCCGAACGGAACGCCGGCTTGAGGCGGGCGAGCGCCTCGGACGTGGAGCCCTCCCGGATCGATTCGTCCCGGGTCAGGTCGGCGCCCGGGTACGGGACGACCTCGTCGGCGTAGAGCCTCGAGGCCCATGCGGCGGCGGCCTTGCGGT of the Streptomyces sp. NBC_01426 genome contains:
- a CDS encoding MFS transporter, whose product is MPSTAVDSSPLPAHIRPAAPAGRRANPWLTLVAVAFGLFMVGLDGSVVAIANPEIGRDLNASTADLQWVTNSYLLALAAALILGGKLGDRFGRRTFYLVGVVGFTLASVAIGLAGSIEGVIAFRAVQGFFGALLMPNTLGLLRAVFPPKKFGMAVGIWAMVSSVSTALGPIVGGLLVEHVNWESVFYINAPIGVIALVFSALVLPQSKNASASGDQRFDVPGVILLALGLLVVVFGVVKGETWGWSSGSTLGALAAGLAILLVFGWYETRVENPLLPMRLFRSRALTIGTIITAINFFVLLGVIFFVMLYLQNVRGFTPVEAGVRTLPLSLASVVASPLGAKLTERFGAGLSMPLGMVLQGGAAFGVLAWGVDSPYVAMWPPFIALGLGVGMVMAASSDAIVGNSPVKDAGVAGGLQATALQIGGALGTSVLVSLISSRVNSTLTGELTSAGVPAPAAEGLHRAKDAVAMGISPVSADMPAQLKAAVIEGSGQAFVNGVHTAALVTGALCAIGAVLAAAGVRRNPEGARH
- a CDS encoding pirin family protein — its product is MSNLDRQPALSACGGRGFVVAEPVRELLSPRTVKLGESTEVRRLLPNLGRRMVGAWCFVDHYGPDDIADEPGMQVAPHPHSGLQTVSWLHEGEVLHRDSVGSLETIRPRELGLMTSGRGISHSEESPRPHARLLHGAQLWVALPDAHRDVAPHFQHHAELPQVTAPGLTATVILGTLDGATSPGSTYSPIVGADLALAAGTETRLPLDPDFEYAVLSMSGEAIVDGVPVLPGAMLYLGCGRTELPLRAASDAGLMLLGGEPFEEEIVMFWNWIGRSNEEIVQFREDWTNGTRYGEVKGYDGAPIPAPELPSTRLKPRGRVR
- a CDS encoding tetratricopeptide repeat protein; amino-acid sequence: MNTPVEYLEHGTPAERWARAGLFFEAKEYATAARVLGSLTAEAPEQLAARLLLARAYYHSAQLSRAELELRAILERWPVEDYARLLLGRTLERQGRAAEAGPHLRIAAAMAGEFPE
- a CDS encoding methyltransferase, encoding MNRLTTPFGSYELTRFPQDPRDRLRAWDAADEYLLRHLESGTGERGPVDLTGDRQITVIGDRWGTLTTALAAFHPTQITDSSLTRSATMANLDRAGIGTAKDTVRLLTTQDAPPERIDVLLVRVPKSLALLEDQLHRLAPHVHAGTVVVGTGMVKEIHTSTLRLFERILGPTKTSLAEKKARLIFCTPGTPGATHAVTPGPWPLTYVVDEDGGSGAGLTVVNHAGIFCADRLDVGTRFFLQNIPTNTDGARVVDLGCGNGVVGTAVAVADPRAEIVFTDESYQAVASAKATFRANVTHERERADFLVGDGVAMLDPGSVDLILCNPPFHSHQATTDATALRMFAQSRKALRPGGELWVVANRHMGYHTHLKRLFGNSEVTASEPKFVVLRAVKRMERDQRP
- a CDS encoding MerR family transcriptional regulator, whose translation is MDSQGEQDGRAGGRYRREDVARAAGVKVRNLRYYQERGLLPPPRREGRVAWYSDDHLTRLRLINDLLGRGYTVNGISELLDAWERGGGLSQLLGLERAMTRDWVQEVPVTMTLAELRALFGPTATAEDTRRAAELGYVRIDGDRVTHLSGRLLEATLTLVRQGVPLAEILDAADFVQTQAAALADRFVGLFRRHVIGPDGLERLSAGQLDHVSEAVSALRPVAGEVVASEFARAMERRVAAEVAELLRAEQ
- a CDS encoding DUF6230 family protein, with translation MTVPAIAVTAGLGIALAQGALAASFAVSGQQFKVSAASLEGEGFAQYGSVDVNARNELIPVAVTAIKEAKLHSLCQSVVTTLPMIGDISLNLTAGKKNPVEASNLFVDATQLSGDAVFSNIEIGRDASTLDKGPAEAIGMQDLFAQQADTVNITDLHQTAWATNAGTFKLSGLSMNISKGKKECF
- a CDS encoding DUF6114 domain-containing protein, which produces MLLSRWRRWRRSRPFWGGLFAILTGVWISVLPLAPLKIMLQQGVAGIPSVLMGIILIVLGLTAWYSPQQRTLAGILTTLIATATLVLSNLGGFLIGTLLGIVGGGMIFAWQPNTTPRAGGSAAPGAEPKAGPEPEPEAGTEADPDPHGARSHSPTPHHDPQGAQP
- a CDS encoding DUF2087 domain-containing protein, whose amino-acid sequence is MSHTTAPLPRTEQPPRTPRGVSDLFSDGRLIAIPRKVARREQLLAHLTETLFTPDRDYTEPEVNDALRTVHEDCSALRRYLITSGRLTRTRDGSSYRRVTTTR
- a CDS encoding metallophosphoesterase, with the protein product MTVIAHLSDVHLDGDARAADRTRAVMRYLEELPYDLDAVLVSGDIADHGSPAEYAEARKALVSRHPLVVCPGNHDERVAFRRDLLGEAEPTAAPVDQVLRGEGFVLAVCDSSVPGEHQGFLEDSTVAWLDGVLDGTPREVPVLVAFHHPPVSLHIPYVDGIRQFGEERLADLAERHPHLTAFLCGHAHTGAATTFAGRPLLVAPGVVSTTRLPWEARSGENEYVHLDEPPVVAFHVIGDDGRVTTHYRVVVTRR